CTGGATCTCTCGCGAACTTCTTCAAACAATCTTATACGTTTAAAACACAGGGCAATCTGAGGGATATAAATTTTGCCTTCTTCTATGCAGGTATCAACGAAATTAATATTTACCGCAAAAAATATCGCTACGGTTATTTCCTCTTCAATTCTTATGGGCCATAAAATTACTGAACTATCTTTAAGCCAAGAAGGGGTGCTTAAAATCTTTGGGGATTTTTCAACAGTTACTGTTTTCTGATGGCCCCCGGCAAAGTCACTCCAGCTTGAAATTTCATCGTGCTTGGATAAATATATCGGCGTGATGCTTTGTTTATCAAACACAAATATTGATACCGATTTAATATCATTCCTGTCAAAGATAGAGATTTTCAGATGATCTATGGTTTCTTTCATATCCATCTGTTCAACAAATTCTCTGCCTAAAAGATAAAGCCTTGTTATTCTTTCCACCTCATTCTGCAAGCCCTTGCATTCTTTTTCTAAGGCAGATAACTCATTTTTTAAACTTCCAACATTTCCAATTAAATAATTTTTTTGCTCGCCGAAACTTTTTTCTTCACGGACAAATACTTTTCGTGAATAAAAAGGGAAAATACCTAAAACCATAAAAAGTGCAACCAGCACCCATGAATCAAGCCACCAAAGATTTTTTCCCGAAATAAAAAGGAGCATTAACCCCATAAAATTGAATAAAATTAAAGAAAAAGGCGCGTTAAAAGAGATAAAAAGTCCGGCGGGGATTAAGAAATATATAAGGAGATAACGCGCTTGTCCTTTAAGGAGCCAGTAAAGAACAAGAAATAATGTCGCAAAGATTAATATTCCCAGATAATTTTTGATTTTATCTTTCATTGATGAGTTTATTATGTTTCCTTTTTAAAATTCTATAATTTCTGTCCGATTGCGGCCCTTGCTTTTCGCATTATATAAAGCTTTGTCTGCAATGTTTATGAATTCAGCATCGGTTTTAACATTTTCATTGTATACTGCCAGCCCAACGCTTGCAGTGATTTCAAGAACAATAGGCTCTTCATTTTTATTTATGTAATGGAATTTTTCTTTCTGAATATTTTTTCTGATATCTTCTGCAACTTTATAAGCTTCTTTATTATTTGTTTGAAGCATTATTATTCCGAATTCTTCTCCCCCGTACCTGCTTAAAAAATCTGTATCCCTGAGACGTTTATGCATAACTGCGGAAATATGTTTTAGGACTTCATCTCCGATGTTGTGGCCATATGTATCATTTATGTTTTTAAAATGATCTATATCTATCAGAGCAATGCTCAAAGGAAGTTTATATCTTCTGGAACGGACAAGTTCCTGCAAAAGACGCTCTTTGAAATAGCTTTGCACAAATAACCCCGTAAGGCTGTCAGTAATTGCCAACTCCTGGGTTTTTTTATAAAGCTGCGCGTTAGTAAGAGCTATTGAAGAAATTCCCCCGAGTATTGAAAGAAGTCTCAGATCTCCTTCATCAAAAATATTTTCTTTACTGGAAGTTCCTTCAAGTATTCCCCAGAATTCGCTGTTTACTTCCAAGGGCACGGCAATCAACGAACGAAAGCTCGGATTTTCAATAACAAATCTGTTGTCTGTTGAAACATTCTCAATTAAAAGCGCCACTTTATACTTGTTTATGTAGGTCGCAAAAGTATCCAGGTGAAAACCTTTCCTAATTTTCCATTTTCCGCGGCCAATAAATTTTGAGGCAAGCTCCGTAACCAAAGGAATAATCTTTTCCTCGTGCATAGTGGAACTCAAAGGTATAGTCATCTCTTCAAGATATTTGTAATTTGACAAACGGGTTTTAAGATCAGACAAATGCCTGGCATTTTCTTCAATTTTATTTTTTAACAAATCTAGGTCTGTGCTCATTATCTCTTCTTCTACCAGGATTCTGTTATGATGTTTTTGGAGGGAAATTCTGTAAAATCCGAAAACAGCAAACATAGACCATAACCAAAGCGTTTGAAATAATAAAATTAAACTTGTTGCAGCTCCTGACGTGATAACGATTATCATAAAACTGACGGTCGTTATAAATCCCAAAAGAACACCGGCATAAACCGGCCCGGACAGGAAATAAAACAATATCAGCATTATAACGCTTAAAGGGAAAACCCGGGTTTTATCATAGCTTGAAGCAATCAGTTCATATACCCAAATAAAAAAAGATGCCCCTACAAATAAGGGGATAATTACTGTTTGGAAAAGCTCTTTTATAGCTTGTTTTTTCTTGCTGCTTATTTCCATGTTTTTCTATCTGTATAATCTAAGATTTGTGTTTTCAGTTTTCCCCCATTGAGCCGGTTATGAGTCGAACATTTTTTAGGAAGTCTTCGGTTTTTCGTGTTTGAGCCCCATCCTGGCCGGAGCCGAAGGGGCGAGTTGAAAAACCGCCTGAAAAATGCAAGCGAATGGCTCACGGGGTGCGTTTCTTTTGATTACTTTTCTTTAGGCAAGTAAAGAAAAGTAATCCAGGGGTGCAGGGGCGGGAAAGCCCCGCGACTTTCGCCTGTTTTATAAACAGAACATTAAAGTAATACATTCTATACTAAGAACTAAATTATATTTTCCGATAATTTATTGTAACGCTCTATCAAGTCTCTTTCTACAGATTCCCTTAAGGAATAGTCAGTAATAACAATTTGTTTTCTCCAACGGCCGATATCTTTTCTTTTTTCGGAAGGCCATAATACCCAGGGGCCATTTTTTCCCTCAATAACCTTGCACTCAATTTCAATAGATTCGTTAAAAACCACGGAAGCTAATATATTAGTTTTTGAGGGGCTGGAAATTTTCTTGAACTTGGCAATTCTATATTTCAGCGAGATGCTGCTACTGCCTTGGGGCTCCCTAGTTTCCAGGGCTTTACGGACAACTTCATTGGCTTCAGCAGTAAGAAGTTTTAGCTGAGGATAGGTTTGTTTTTTCGCAGAGATGTATTCCGGAAATTTAAAAAGAACTTTATCTGAAATATTGGCAACCAAAATGCCTCTTACTTTGATCGCATTATTGAATACTATTTCGGCCCTGGTTCTAAATTTAGAATTTTCCCCCTTAATTTCTTTTAACTTTACTGAAGTAATTGAGATATTTTGGCCAAAGGCACTCCCCAGGAAAAGGAATGACAACGAAAGCAACAAAAAGAATTTACGAAAGATTTTAAAGTTCATTATTTCACCTCTTTTATTTTCTTTAAAGCTTTTTGGGCTTTTATATTATTGGGATTAAGTCTTAAAGCCAGTTCCCAGGATTTTTCCGCGTCAAACAATTTCCCCTGGGCATAAAGCACTAAACCGTCCTGGTAACTTTTTTCTGCGCGATTTTCGTCAATTTCGGATTCCGAAGGAGCTTCCTCTTCGGCCTCAATTTGAGAAGTTTTTCTGGATTCTGAAAGCCTTTCAACGGATTTGTTTATATATTCCGAAGCTTTTGTATTGTAATCAAGAGATTCCGGAAATTTATTTTTAATGCATATTTCTTTAACTAGCTCCATGGATTTTATGCATGAAATCCATTTTGAACTGTCATAGGCTTTTACGCCTTCCTCAAACAACTGCTTAACTTTTTCTAATAATTCTTTCTCTTTTTTTATTCGCTCGGCATCCAACAGATAATTCTTTGTTTTTTCTTTATATTCAATTAGCTCTATTCTTTGAGGATTTATCTGAAGCACTTTTTCCCATTCATTTATCGCCTCATTATATAATATTTTTTGATAATCAGCATACCCGCTCGCATACGAATATTTTTCAATGTCAGAATCATTGTTGCGAATCGTGCTGTTTATTTCATCTGACATTTTTTTAATATAGACCTGAGCCGTTTCATATTCCGGGTATTTTAACATAATTTCCTTAAATAAATCAGTAGCTTTAAGGTAATATTTCTTGTTGTAATACCTAATCGCCTGTTTTAGCAAAGGCCTGACTTCTTTTTCCCTCGCTTTTCTTTCTTTTCTTGCTTTTGCAAGTGATTGTTTTGCTTCTTTTAAGAGAGAATACTTTTTACTTTCATGGAAAGCATCTTCAAAGAAATAGGAGATGCCTAAACGATGGATATTTGAATAATCGCTTAAATCAAAAGCGTAATCAAAATGGAATTTCGAAGTTTTGTAGCCCGTTCCAATTGTTATGTGATCGCTATAATAGCCGCATTTAACTAAATATTGTCTCAAAAAATTATATTCAATGCCAATAGCGCTTGTTAAATAATTGCATTCATAAATCAAGTCTGCCGCCATAGTAATCTCGTCATACGACAAAGCCCTGTATATTACCGGAACGCTTAAGGCGGCGCCCAACCGATAGATTGCCGGATAAGTTTCTGATTCAGAAATAAGCTTAATGGACGGGCTGACCAAATTTTGCACTGCAAAACCTGCAGAAATCGAACTCTTGTTTCCAAATAGTACAGGCCCTTTAAAATCTTTCTCCAAACCCGCATCCATTCCTATCCCGGAACCGGTGTAGCCGTTTAAATCCATATAAACACATCTCAAATCCAAACCGGCATTTAATAAGACAGGAGTTTTTATGGCGCGTGCTATAGAAATAAGACAAGCCCACTGATTTGTATTTATTGTATAAGGCGCATCATTTATATTTTTTCTTAGTTCTACCGGGCCGCTTCTTAAGTCAATCAATGAAATAGCGCCTGAATATGTATCGTTTAAAGGCAGGCCGAAACCGGCATAGCTGTACATAGAATCTTCAAAAAGTGAATAATACGAAAGAGTTACGGTTTTTTCTTTTATTTTTACGGCAAGGGAAGGATTATAAAAGGCAGAGGAAACATCGTCAAATATTGAAGACACTGTTTCCCCTCGCCCGAATCCTGCCACTGAAGGCCCGTGAAAAAGAAAATTTTCACGATGATAAGCAAAAGATGCTTCAGCAAAAA
This genomic window from Elusimicrobiota bacterium contains:
- a CDS encoding septation protein SpoVG family protein, translated to MNFKIFRKFFLLLSLSFLFLGSAFGQNISITSVKLKEIKGENSKFRTRAEIVFNNAIKVRGILVANISDKVLFKFPEYISAKKQTYPQLKLLTAEANEVVRKALETREPQGSSSISLKYRIAKFKKISSPSKTNILASVVFNESIEIECKVIEGKNGPWVLWPSEKRKDIGRWRKQIVITDYSLRESVERDLIERYNKLSENII
- a CDS encoding sensor domain-containing diguanylate cyclase, with product MEISSKKKQAIKELFQTVIIPLFVGASFFIWVYELIASSYDKTRVFPLSVIMLILFYFLSGPVYAGVLLGFITTVSFMIIVITSGAATSLILLFQTLWLWSMFAVFGFYRISLQKHHNRILVEEEIMSTDLDLLKNKIEENARHLSDLKTRLSNYKYLEEMTIPLSSTMHEEKIIPLVTELASKFIGRGKWKIRKGFHLDTFATYINKYKVALLIENVSTDNRFVIENPSFRSLIAVPLEVNSEFWGILEGTSSKENIFDEGDLRLLSILGGISSIALTNAQLYKKTQELAITDSLTGLFVQSYFKERLLQELVRSRRYKLPLSIALIDIDHFKNINDTYGHNIGDEVLKHISAVMHKRLRDTDFLSRYGGEEFGIIMLQTNNKEAYKVAEDIRKNIQKEKFHYINKNEEPIVLEITASVGLAVYNENVKTDAEFINIADKALYNAKSKGRNRTEIIEF